A region from the Arvicola amphibius chromosome 12, mArvAmp1.2, whole genome shotgun sequence genome encodes:
- the LOC119802865 gene encoding mas-related G-protein coupled receptor member B4-like: MGSATPATNWTNNTAVNESDYNQYFNCSTYDTMFYTLNILTVIVSLVGLVGNAIVLFLLGFCMHRNTFSVYILNLAGADFLFLCFETLYSLEKHFDVHGIYIGIPNSLNILLNFAYLAGLSMLTTISAECCLSVVCPIWYRCRRPRHTSTVMCALLWALSLFLSLLEGKACGWIYGFNYGWCMKLDFITFAWLIVLIVVLLGSTLTLLIRILCDSRRIPVTRLYVTIAFTVLVFLLFGLSYGIYWFFLFWTGVVFICNVFEMSSFLSCVNSCANPIIYFLVGSIRHHRLQQQTLKLCLQRAIQDTPEEEVGVRGSSGEPEEQETVWCSS, from the coding sequence ATGGGTTCAGCCACCCCAGCTACCAACTGGACTAACAACACAGCAGTGAATGAAAGTGACTACAATCAATATTTCAACTGTTCTACATATGATACAATGTTCTACACACTGAATATTCTTACTGTCATCGTTTCCCTGGTCGGGCTGGTTGGAAATGCCATAGTGCTTTTCCTCCTTGGTTTCTGCATGCACAGGAATACCTTCTCTGTCTACATCCTCAACCTGGCCGGGGctgacttcctcttcctctgctttgaGACTTTATATTCTCTGGAGAAACATTTCGATGTCCATGGCATCTACATTGGAATCCCCAACTCTTTGAATATTTTGCTCAATTTTGCTTACCTTGCAGGTCTGAGCATGCTCACCACCATTAGTGCTGAGTGTTGTCTCTCTGTTGTGTGTCCCATCTGGTATCGTTGCAGACGCCCAAGACATACATCAACTGTCATGTGTGCCCTGCTCTGGGCCTTGTCCCTGTTCTTGAGCCTCCTGGAAGGGAAGGCATGTGGCTGGATTTATGGTTTTAATTATGGTTGGTGTATGAAACTAGATTTCATCACTTTTGCTTGGTTAATTGTGTTAATTGTAGTCCTCTTAGGGTCAACCCTGACTCTGCTCATCAGAATTTTGTGTGACTCAAGACGGATACCAGTGACCAGGCTGTATGTAACcattgccttcacagtgctggTCTTCCTGCTCTTTGGCTTGTCCTATGGGATTTActggtttttcttattttggacTGGGGTAGTTTTCATCTGCAATGTTTTTGAAATGTCATCATTTTTATCCTGCGTTAACAGCTGTGCCAATCCCATCATTTACTTCCTTGTTGGCTCCATTAGGCATCACAGGCTACAACAGCAGACTCTGAAATTGTGTCTGCAGAGAGCCATTCAGGACACTCCTGAGGAGGAAGTTGGAGTGAGGGGCTCTTCAGGAGAGCCTGAAGAGCAGGAAACAGTCTGGTGCAGCAGTTGA